One Streptomyces sp. NBC_00554 DNA segment encodes these proteins:
- the hemW gene encoding radical SAM family heme chaperone HemW has product MPSALPDGEPVPDDGALPAHALAGAADRPLGFYLHVPYCATRCGYCDFNTYTATELRGTGGVLASRDNYAETLIDEVRLARKVLGDDPRPVRTVFVGGGTPTLLPAADLVRMLASIRDEFGLADDAEITTEANPESVDPGYLATLRAGGFNRISFGMQSARQHVLKVLDRTHTPGRPEACVAEARAAGFEHVNLDLIYGTPGESDHDWRASLDAALGAGPDHISAYALIVEEGTQLARRIRRGEVPMTDDDVHADRYLIADEVLSGAGFDWYEVSNWATSDAGRCLHNELYWRGADWWGAGPGAHSHVGGVRWWNVKHPGAYAGALAAGKSPGAGRELLSGEDRRVERILLELRLREGCPLSLLRPDGLSASRRALSEGLLEIGPYDDGRAVLTLRGRLLADAVVRDLVD; this is encoded by the coding sequence ATGCCTTCCGCACTTCCCGACGGTGAGCCCGTCCCCGACGACGGGGCGCTGCCCGCGCACGCCCTGGCCGGGGCCGCCGACCGCCCCCTCGGGTTCTATCTCCATGTGCCGTACTGCGCGACCCGCTGCGGCTACTGCGACTTCAATACCTACACGGCGACCGAGCTGCGGGGCACCGGAGGCGTGCTCGCCTCCCGCGACAACTACGCGGAGACACTGATCGACGAGGTCCGCCTCGCCCGCAAGGTGCTCGGCGACGACCCGCGTCCCGTCCGTACGGTGTTCGTCGGCGGCGGTACGCCCACGCTCCTGCCCGCCGCCGATCTCGTACGGATGCTCGCCTCGATCCGTGACGAGTTCGGGCTCGCCGACGACGCGGAGATCACCACCGAGGCGAACCCGGAGTCCGTGGACCCCGGGTACCTCGCGACCCTGCGGGCCGGGGGCTTCAACCGGATCTCCTTCGGCATGCAGAGCGCCCGGCAGCACGTGCTGAAGGTGCTCGACCGCACGCACACGCCCGGGCGGCCCGAGGCCTGTGTCGCCGAGGCCCGCGCGGCGGGCTTCGAGCATGTGAACCTCGACCTCATCTACGGCACGCCTGGGGAGTCCGACCACGACTGGCGGGCCTCGCTGGACGCGGCGCTCGGGGCCGGGCCCGATCACATCTCCGCGTACGCGCTCATCGTCGAGGAGGGCACTCAGCTCGCGCGGCGGATCCGGCGTGGGGAGGTGCCGATGACGGACGACGACGTCCACGCGGACCGGTATCTCATCGCCGACGAGGTGCTCTCCGGGGCGGGCTTCGACTGGTACGAGGTGTCCAACTGGGCCACCTCCGATGCCGGGCGGTGCCTCCACAACGAGCTGTACTGGCGTGGTGCCGACTGGTGGGGTGCCGGGCCCGGGGCCCACAGTCATGTGGGCGGGGTGCGCTGGTGGAACGTGAAGCATCCGGGGGCGTATGCCGGGGCGCTGGCGGCGGGGAAGTCGCCCGGGGCGGGGCGTGAGCTGCTCTCCGGGGAGGATCGGCGGGTGGAGCGGATTCTGCTTGAGCTGCGGTTGCGGGAGGGGTGTCCGTTGTCGCTGCTCCGCCCTGATGGGCTCTCCGCCTCGCGGCGGGCGCTGTCCGAGGGGCTTCTGGAGATCGGGCCGTACGACGACGGTCGTGCCGTTCTCACGTTGCGGGGGCGGTTGCTGGCGGATGCGGTGGTGCGGGACCTGGTGGACTGA
- a CDS encoding DUF3097 domain-containing protein, whose amino-acid sequence MRQYQPDLTPPWKKPKPVPEVPADPGLVVEEPGTGFCGAVIRCEAGTVTLEDRFGKHRVFPLEPRGFLLEGKVVTLVRPSGAAPVRPARTASGSVAVPGARARVARAGRIYVEGRHDAELVERVWGDDLRIEGVVVEYLEGIDDLPAIVADFAPGPDARLGVLVDHLVPGTKESRIADAVTSDHALVVGHPYIDIWEAVKPSSVGIAAWPRVPHGQDWKTGVCRALGWPENTGAAWQHILSRVHSYKDLEPELLGRVEELIDFVTAPE is encoded by the coding sequence ATGCGCCAGTACCAGCCGGACCTGACTCCGCCGTGGAAGAAGCCCAAGCCCGTACCCGAGGTCCCGGCGGACCCCGGTCTGGTGGTCGAGGAGCCCGGCACCGGTTTCTGCGGCGCGGTGATCCGTTGCGAGGCGGGCACGGTGACGCTTGAGGACCGCTTCGGCAAGCACCGGGTGTTCCCGCTGGAGCCGCGCGGCTTCCTCCTCGAGGGCAAGGTGGTGACCCTGGTCCGCCCCTCGGGCGCGGCTCCCGTACGTCCCGCCCGCACCGCCTCCGGGTCGGTCGCGGTGCCGGGTGCGCGGGCGCGGGTGGCACGGGCCGGGCGGATCTACGTGGAGGGGCGGCACGACGCCGAGCTCGTCGAACGCGTCTGGGGCGACGACCTGCGCATCGAGGGCGTCGTCGTCGAGTACCTGGAGGGCATCGACGACCTGCCCGCGATCGTCGCGGACTTCGCCCCGGGGCCGGACGCCCGCCTCGGCGTCCTCGTCGACCACCTGGTCCCCGGCACGAAGGAGTCCCGCATCGCGGACGCGGTCACCAGCGACCACGCCCTGGTGGTCGGCCACCCGTACATCGACATCTGGGAGGCCGTGAAACCGTCCTCCGTCGGCATCGCCGCCTGGCCCCGGGTCCCCCACGGCCAGGACTGGAAAACAGGCGTCTGCCGCGCCCTGGGCTGGCCCGAAAACACCGGCGCGGCCTGGCAGCACATCCTGTCCCGCGTCCACTCCTACAAGGACCTGGAGCCAGAACTCCTGGGCAGGGTGGAGGAACTGATCGACTTCGTGACGGCACCGGAGTGA
- a CDS encoding MBL fold metallo-hydrolase: MSVTWEEAGWERVTPRVGRRRLPDWDCTTGLVVGDGAALVIDAGSSLREGARLRSEARGLLDGRRVTHLALTHAHFDHVFGAAAFSGVEVFGAVGLDTVLAHGREGLGADAVRHGLDPREADEAADLLVRPRHLVSGEWTLDLGGGTQVLLANVGPGHTGHDLVVLVPGSTSWPEVVFCGDLVEESGEPQAGTDAVPSHWPAALDRLLDLGGEDALYVPGHGAVVNAGFVRAQRDALAARFGVS; the protein is encoded by the coding sequence ATGAGCGTGACTTGGGAAGAGGCAGGCTGGGAGAGGGTGACGCCACGGGTCGGGCGACGGCGTCTTCCGGACTGGGACTGCACGACCGGACTCGTGGTGGGCGACGGGGCGGCACTGGTGATCGACGCGGGGTCGAGCCTGCGGGAGGGCGCGCGGTTGCGTTCCGAGGCGCGAGGGCTGCTTGACGGCCGCCGGGTGACGCACCTCGCGCTCACCCACGCGCACTTCGACCATGTTTTCGGCGCGGCCGCCTTCTCGGGTGTGGAGGTGTTCGGGGCGGTGGGCCTGGACACGGTTCTCGCGCACGGCCGCGAGGGGCTGGGCGCGGACGCCGTACGCCACGGTCTCGACCCGCGGGAGGCGGACGAGGCCGCCGATCTGCTCGTCCGCCCCCGCCACCTCGTGTCCGGCGAGTGGACCCTGGACCTGGGCGGCGGCACGCAGGTCCTGCTCGCGAACGTGGGCCCCGGCCACACGGGCCACGACCTGGTGGTCCTGGTCCCCGGATCGACGTCATGGCCGGAGGTCGTCTTCTGCGGCGACCTGGTGGAGGAGTCGGGCGAGCCCCAGGCGGGCACAGACGCCGTCCCGTCCCACTGGCCGGCGGCCCTTGACCGGCTGCTCGACCTGGGCGGGGAGGACGCGTTGTACGTGCCCGGTCACGGGGCGGTGGTGAATGCGGGGTTTGTCCGGGCCCAACGGGACGCGCTGGCGGCCCGTTTCGGCGTGTCGTAG
- the hrcA gene encoding heat-inducible transcriptional repressor HrcA — protein MLSERRLEVLRAIVQDYVGTEEPVGSKALTERHRLGVSPATVRNDMAALEDEGYIAQPHTSAGRIPTDKGYRLFVDKLAGVKPMTAPERRAIQNFLDGAVDLDDVVGRTVRLLAQLTRQVAVVQYPSLTRSTVRHVELLSLAPARVMLVLITDTGRVEQRMIDCPVPFGETSLADLRARLNSRVAGRRFSDVPQLVQDLPDAFEAEDRGTVTTVLSTLLETLVEQTEERLMIGGTANLTRFGHDFPLTIRPVLEALEEQVVLLKLLGEAGDSGMTVRIGHENAYEGLNSTSVVSVGYGSGDEAVAKLGVVGPTRMDYPGTMGAVRAVARYVGQILAES, from the coding sequence ATGCTCAGTGAACGCAGGCTCGAAGTGCTGCGCGCCATCGTCCAGGACTATGTGGGGACGGAGGAGCCGGTCGGTTCCAAGGCCCTCACCGAGCGGCACCGGCTCGGGGTTTCTCCGGCGACGGTCCGCAACGACATGGCCGCCCTCGAGGACGAGGGGTACATCGCCCAGCCGCACACCAGCGCCGGGCGCATCCCCACCGACAAGGGCTACCGGCTCTTCGTCGACAAGCTCGCGGGCGTCAAGCCGATGACCGCCCCCGAGCGGCGGGCCATTCAGAACTTCCTCGACGGCGCGGTCGATCTCGACGACGTCGTCGGGCGGACCGTACGACTGCTCGCGCAGCTCACCCGGCAGGTCGCGGTCGTGCAGTACCCGTCCCTCACGCGTTCGACCGTGCGGCACGTCGAGCTGCTGTCGCTGGCTCCGGCCCGCGTCATGCTCGTCCTGATCACGGACACCGGCCGGGTCGAGCAGCGCATGATCGACTGCCCGGTGCCGTTCGGGGAGACGTCGCTGGCGGATCTGCGGGCGCGGCTCAACAGCCGGGTCGCGGGCCGTCGGTTCTCGGACGTTCCGCAACTGGTGCAGGACCTGCCCGACGCCTTCGAGGCGGAGGACCGCGGTACGGTCACGACGGTGCTCTCCACTCTGCTGGAGACGCTCGTCGAGCAGACCGAGGAGCGGCTGATGATCGGCGGCACCGCCAATCTCACCCGTTTCGGACATGACTTCCCTCTCACCATCCGGCCCGTCCTCGAAGCGCTGGAGGAGCAGGTCGTGCTCCTCAAGTTGCTTGGTGAGGCCGGGGATTCGGGCATGACCGTACGGATCGGTCACGAGAACGCCTATGAGGGACTCAACTCCACGTCCGTCGTCTCCGTCGGCTACGGTTCGGGCGACGAAGCAGTAGCGAAACTCGGCGTGGTCGGACCGACCCGCATGGATTACCCCGGCACGATGGGAGCGGTACGAGCGGTGGCACGGTACGTCGGACAGATCCTGGCGGAGTCCTAA
- the dnaJ gene encoding molecular chaperone DnaJ, translating into MATDYYAVLGVRRDASQDEIKKAFRRLARELHPDVNPDPKTQERFKEINAAYEVLSDPQKKQVYDLGGDPLSQSGGAGGPGGFGAGGFGNFSDIMDAFFGTASQRGPRSRTRRGQDAMIRLEIELDEAAFGTTKDIQVDTAVVCGTCSGEGAAPGTSAQTCDMCRGRGEVSQVTRSFLGQVMTSRPCPQCQGFGTVVPTPCPECAGDGRVRSRRTLTVKIPAGVDNGTRIQLAGEGEVGPGGGPAGDLYVEIHELPHAVFQRRGDDLHCTVTIPMTAAALGTKVPLETLDGMEEIDIRPGTQSGQSVPLHGRGITHLRGGGRGDLVVHVEVMTPSKLDAEQERLLRELAVLRGEERPIGQFQPGQQGLFSRLKDAFNGR; encoded by the coding sequence GTGGCCACGGACTACTACGCCGTACTCGGCGTGCGCCGCGACGCGTCCCAGGACGAGATCAAGAAGGCGTTCAGAAGGCTCGCGCGCGAGCTGCACCCGGACGTCAATCCCGATCCGAAGACGCAGGAGCGGTTCAAGGAGATCAACGCCGCGTACGAGGTGTTGTCGGACCCGCAGAAGAAGCAGGTCTACGACCTCGGCGGCGACCCGCTGTCCCAGTCGGGCGGCGCGGGCGGCCCCGGTGGCTTCGGCGCCGGTGGCTTCGGCAACTTCTCGGACATCATGGACGCCTTCTTCGGCACGGCGTCGCAGCGTGGCCCCCGGTCGCGTACGCGCCGTGGCCAGGACGCCATGATCCGGCTCGAGATCGAGCTGGACGAGGCGGCTTTCGGCACCACGAAGGACATCCAGGTCGACACGGCCGTGGTGTGCGGCACCTGCAGCGGTGAGGGCGCGGCGCCGGGGACCTCGGCGCAGACCTGTGACATGTGCCGCGGTCGCGGTGAGGTGTCGCAGGTCACGCGGTCCTTCCTCGGCCAGGTCATGACCTCGCGGCCCTGCCCCCAGTGCCAGGGCTTCGGGACCGTCGTCCCGACGCCGTGCCCGGAGTGCGCGGGCGACGGCCGGGTGCGGTCGCGCAGGACGCTGACCGTCAAGATCCCCGCCGGTGTCGACAACGGCACCCGGATCCAGCTCGCGGGCGAGGGCGAGGTCGGCCCCGGCGGCGGCCCCGCCGGCGACCTGTACGTCGAGATCCACGAGCTGCCGCACGCCGTGTTCCAGCGGCGCGGTGACGACCTGCACTGCACGGTCACCATCCCGATGACCGCGGCGGCCCTCGGTACCAAGGTGCCGCTGGAGACGCTCGACGGCATGGAGGAGATCGACATCCGTCCGGGCACGCAGTCCGGGCAGTCGGTCCCGCTGCACGGGCGCGGTATCACGCATCTGCGGGGCGGCGGGCGCGGTGACCTCGTCGTGCACGTCGAGGTGATGACGCCGTCGAAGCTCGACGCCGAGCAGGAGCGCCTGCTGCGTGAGCTGGCCGTGCTGCGCGGCGAGGAGCGGCCCATCGGGCAGTTCCAGCCGGGGCAGCAGGGGCTGTTCTCCCGCCTGAAGGACGCCTTCAACGGTCGCTGA
- a CDS encoding nitronate monooxygenase, translated as MSSALTDLFPHPIVQAPMAGGVSVPHLAAAVSEAGGLGFLAAGYKTADGMYQEIKQLRGITGRPFGVNLFMPQPEYADKAAVEVYAHQLAGEAAWYETELGDPDSGRDDGYDAKLAVLHDNPVPVVSFHFGIPTRDVLDSLARAGTLTLVTATTAEEALAVQRAGAAAVVVQGVEAGGHQGTHRDNPETDGTGIGLLSLIAQVRETVQIPIVAAGGIMRGSQIAAVLAAGANAAQLGTAFLATPESGAHAVHKQALTNPLFVRTELTRAFSGRPARGLVNRFLREHGPYAPAAYPQVHHLTSPLRKAAAKAGDAQGMALWAGQGHRMARELPAGQLVEVLSAELAAAKTALSADPESGTGAGGAVR; from the coding sequence ATGTCCTCCGCACTGACCGATCTCTTCCCACACCCGATCGTGCAGGCCCCCATGGCGGGCGGCGTATCCGTCCCGCATCTCGCGGCCGCCGTGTCCGAGGCCGGCGGGCTCGGCTTCCTTGCCGCCGGGTACAAGACCGCCGACGGTATGTACCAGGAGATCAAGCAGCTGCGCGGGATTACCGGACGACCCTTCGGCGTGAACCTCTTCATGCCGCAGCCCGAATACGCGGACAAGGCCGCCGTCGAGGTGTACGCCCACCAGCTCGCGGGTGAGGCCGCCTGGTACGAGACCGAACTCGGCGACCCGGACAGCGGCCGCGACGACGGCTACGACGCCAAACTCGCGGTCCTCCACGACAACCCGGTGCCGGTGGTCTCCTTCCACTTCGGCATCCCCACCCGCGACGTCCTGGACTCCCTCGCCCGCGCCGGCACCCTCACCCTGGTCACCGCGACCACGGCCGAGGAAGCGCTCGCCGTGCAGCGGGCCGGAGCCGCCGCAGTCGTCGTGCAGGGCGTCGAGGCGGGCGGCCACCAGGGCACCCACCGCGACAACCCGGAGACGGACGGCACCGGCATCGGACTGCTCTCGCTGATCGCGCAGGTCCGCGAGACCGTGCAGATCCCGATCGTCGCGGCCGGCGGCATCATGCGGGGCAGCCAGATCGCCGCGGTGCTCGCGGCCGGCGCGAACGCGGCCCAGCTCGGCACGGCGTTCCTCGCCACCCCCGAGTCCGGCGCGCACGCCGTGCACAAGCAGGCACTGACCAACCCCCTTTTCGTACGTACGGAGTTGACACGCGCCTTCTCCGGGCGCCCGGCACGCGGACTCGTCAACCGCTTCCTGCGCGAGCACGGCCCGTACGCGCCCGCCGCGTACCCCCAGGTCCACCACCTCACCTCCCCGCTGCGCAAGGCGGCGGCCAAGGCGGGCGACGCGCAGGGCATGGCGCTGTGGGCGGGCCAGGGACACCGCATGGCACGCGAACTGCCGGCCGGGCAGCTGGTGGAGGTGCTGAGCGCCGAACTCGCCGCTGCGAAGACAGCGTTGTCGGCGGATCCGGAGTCCGGGACGGGTGCGGGGGGTGCGGTCCGATGA